In Patescibacteria group bacterium, the genomic stretch GAGTAACATCTATCTGCTCCTGCGAAATACCTTCTATACCGGCAAATTTGAATTCCCGAAGCATAGCAACAACTGGTACTTAGGCAAACACCAATCAATTATCAGCCAAGCGCTATTTGATAAGGTACAGGAACGGTTAAAAAAAGACGCTAACATAAACCCGTGGGGAGCTAAAGAGTTTGCCTTTACCAAACTGATTACTTGCGGGCATTGCGGGAGCGGCGTTACAGCGATGGAAAAATTTAAGAAAACTAAAAACACCGTTCACCGCTATGTCTATTACGGCTGTACCCGAGCCAAGGATCGGAGCTGTAAATACCGCTATGTGCGCGAGGAAGAAATAATCAGCCAGCTGATTAAGATTATCGGCCAGCTGGACTTGGACGAACTGGAAGTAAGAGAAAAGATGAAAAATGAAATTGACCGCTACAATAAATTTCAAGGAATACTGGGCTTGAGTAAAAATGGCAAACAGGTTGATCTGGATTTAAAGAAGTATGTTATTTATCTCTTGAAAGAAGGAACGAGCTTTGAGAAGAGAGAAATTTTATCCTGCCTAAAAAGCAAGCTGGTCTTAGTGGAAAGAGAATTAAAATTAGTTAGCTAAACGAAAAAGCCGCCCCAATTATTGGGATGGCTTTTCCTTTATCTACATAGCGCAAGAGGCCTCTCGGTCGCTTGCACCGTTCACAGTCTGGCAGGGGCGGTAGGAATCGAACCCACGCTAACGGTTTTGGAGACCGTAGTACTACCACTATACGACGCCCCCACAAGAATAAGTAGTCTAGCAACGCCCCAATTTCTTAATTTCTAATATCCAATCATTGGTGTGATAAAAACCAAATTAGAAATTAAGAAATCAGGAACGTCAAAAAATAAACCATTAAATCATTATTTCGTTTCTTTATGCGGAGTATGTTTTTTACAAGTTTTGCAGTACTTGGACAATTCCAAACGGGTTTTGATAGTTTTTTTATTCTTGTGCTGTCGGTAGTTAACCTTTTTGCACTCAGTACATTCAAATTTAACGTACTTGTCATCAGTTCTTTTTGCCATAAATTTTATTGATTATTTTAGATAAATTAAATCTGTTTTAATGGAGCCGATGGTCGGAATCGAACCGACAACCTACAGTTTACAAAACTGTTGCTCTGCCAATTGAGCTACATCGGCTCAAGTTATCATAGGCGCGACAAATCGCTGCTCTTGCCAGCCAATTAATACTAGTTTTGACCCAAATGTTAATAAGTGTGTTTATTTTAAAGTATTTTAACAAAAAAGTCAAAGGTTACTTTTTAGCTTATTTTATTTGCGAAAAAAGCTATTTTATTCTACAATCGTGCTATTATGTTGCCAACAAAGGATGCCATTCTAAAAATTTCAATGTTTTTCCTAATCAGCGTCTTGATTATTTTTTCTTCAACAATCTTTGTTTTTCTGCCATCATTTTTTTTATCCAATAAATTAATCTTGTCCTGGTCATCAATTATTCCGTTGATAATAAAACAATTTTTCATCTTTGCCGTTATTTTCTTTTGTCCTTTGTTTTTTCGAAAATCTTTTATTTTACGCATTATCTTTTCTTTTTCCGCCGCGATTTACTACCTTTCAGTTTATTTTTTAGTAGCTTATTGGGCGGTAACAGGCAATGCTTTTAATCCTTATTTTTTTCTTGACTCATTTAACGAAATTTTTAAAACGGGAGAAAATATTTTTAGCTTTCCCCTTATATTGACTTTTTGCGCAATCGCAATTTTGTTTTATCTTTTTAATCTGTTCTTTTTTTATGTTTTTTACAACCTTGTTCATGAAATAAACCAAAACGGTTATTTTTCTAAAATGTTTAAAAAATTAAAATATGTTGTGATTGCCGGATTAGTGCTAAATCCCTTCCTTCCCCCTAATAACGGCTATTTGTCTTTTCAATATCAAATAATCGAATCTACCTATCACGCCAGAAAATATTTTTCTGCCTATACTCCTGTTATTGAAGACTTCGAAACCAATTCGACTGAAAGCATATTCATGCTTCAGCTTGAGTCAACTAATGCTATAGTACTAGAAGGTCAAATGCCAAAAATAAACGAAAAAAAATATGACGATCTTTATGCGCCATATTTTTATCAGGCAGCAAAAGACGGCGTGCTTTTTCCTTATTTTTGGTCTAATAGTGTAACCACCGACAGAGCCCAGGAAAATATTCTTTGCGGACTGGTAAACAATATCGGCGCCCCGCTATCCTACCACCCGGAAAAATTGACCGCTAAATGTCTGCCTAATATTTTAAATAATAATGGGTACAAAACCATTATTTTTCGCTCGGACGATCTTTCATTCCATAATATGGGAAACTTTTTTCAAGCGATGGGTTTTTCCGAAATTCATAACAAAGACATAATGAAACCGGACGATAAAAAATATATTTGGGGATATGACGATTGCATCTTTTATCAAAGAGCTTTTGAATATTTGAAAGAAAATTATCCTGACGGGAAAAAACTATTTGTTTATTTTGAAGTTTCCTCTCATCACATACCATGGACACCGTTTGATTCGTATACTTTTACTCACAAATTCGTTACACCAAGCAACTACGCTGAAACCTACATCAACTCTTCCCTGCAACAAGATTACTGTTTCTCGCGTTTTTATAAAGAATATCAGGATTATAACAATGGCAAAAGCCACCTTTTTGCTTTTGGCGACCATTCTTGGCCGGTTGGCATCAATAACGGCAACACCCTGCCTCACTACGGATCGTACAACGAAAATTTTTTAACTATGATGGCTTATATACCGCCAAAAAACGACCTGACAACTTTTTTTATTGACAAAATTGTCAGTAAAAATAATATTTACAGTGAAACCGATATCATCCCCACCATCTTTGAACTATTAAATAACAATACTTATCAAAATTCGCTGGTCTTTGAGCTCCAAAAAAACAAGCAAAAAGAAAACTACGAAAACTGTCATATCTTAGTTCAGCCATATGATGGCGGTCAAATAGTCGTGGTAAACGGTTTAGAAAAATATATCTACTATGTCAGCAAAAAACTAGTTTTAAAATTTGATCTAAAAGATGATTTTTGGGAAAAAAACCCGGAGATTGCAGATATTGATATTTCCAATAAGGAATTCAAAGAAAAATATTTTTGTCAGAGATTCAAATAAACTAATCCAAAAAACCCCGCTATAAAACGGGGTTTTTAAGCTACTTAATTTATTTACTGAACTTTTTTATCAAATTTTGCCAGGTTACCAGCAATGAACTAGCGACAAAAATAGATGAGTAGGTACCAAAAAATACTCCGAATATCAACGCTAAAGCAAAAAACTTGATTGAAGCGCCACCAAAGAAAAATATAGCTAGTAGCGTAAACATTACCGTCATTGATGTGTTGATTGAACGAACAGCAGTCTGATTGACAGAAATATTGACCGTTTCCTCAAAATCACCTTGATAACGATGAAGATTTTCCCTGATACGATCAAAAACAACAATTGTATCATTAACTGAGTAACCAAGTACTGTTAAAACGGCGGCGATAAACGGGGTATTGACTTCCACGCCGTAAAAATGACCGAGAAGAGCAAACACTCCACAAGTTATTGTCACATCATGGACCAAGGCAATTACCGCAGTAATACCATATTTCCAAGACTGGACCGGACGACCAACTTTACGAAAAGACCAGGCGATATAAGCAATAATCGCGATGATAACCAAAATTATCGCGTAAAAACTTTTAGTTTTCAATTCCTGACCTATTGTTGGACCGACTGATTCAAATTTTTCCTCTTGAAGACTTGCCTGATCAGAGACTCCGACGGGAACCGCTTCAATATTAACATTACCAATTTCTTTATTACTTTCAGTAACTACTTCTATTTTTGGCTGGCTATCCTTAGCACTGTCCACGGTCGTTGCGTCAGTAACGACGTATTTATTTTTTAATTTATTCAGAATTTCTTGATGCTGTTCTTCGGTAACGTCTTTGAAACGAAATATAAATTCATTATCCCCCACTGGCTGGACGGTAGTATCAGCCATATAATCCAATTCTTTTAGAACACTCGATATATCTTCAACGCTCGGTCGACTAGTATTTTGAAAAGAAACCTGCATCAAACTACCGCCGGTAAAATCAATGCCCGATTTTAGCCCCCACATCGAGAGAAACACGACTGAAGCTATTACTAACGCCAAAGAAAAGGCGTAATAAAATTTTCTTTTGCTGATAATTTTATACATATAATATTATTGTTTCTCGCTTTCGCTATTTTTTTTACGATTAAAAAGAAAATGCCAATTTTCTACCCTGCCAACAGCAATGGACTTCAAAAATCCGCGAGTAACGACAACGGCGGTAACTAGTGAAACCAAAATTCCGATTGCCAGTGTCAAAGCAAATCCACGCACCAAACTAGTAGTAAACCAAAACAACACGGCACAAGTAATCAAGGTAGAAATATTACCATCGCGAATTGACGACCAGGCGCGTTTAAATCCCTCGTCGATAGCTGAATTAAGCGGACGACCGGCACGAAACTCTTCTTTCATTCTTTCAAATATCAAGACATTAGCGTCAACAGCAATGCCGAGTGATAAAATAAACCCAGCGATACCTGATAAAGTCAGCGTAATACCAAACATTTTGAATATACTAAGCACTAAAACGCCGTAAATCAATAAAGCGACAACTGAAAGCAGTCCTGGTAAGCGATAAAAAATAATCATAAACAGCGCCACGGCTAAAAGACCAACCAGTCCGGCAAATAAACTTTTCTGGACAGAATCTTGTCCCAAACTCGCACCAATCGTTTGTTGGGACAAAAGAGTCACCGGAACAGGCAAAGCGCCGGCATTCAATCTCTGAACCAAAGTTTTTGCTTCAACTAAAGAAAAATTACCCGTGATAACCGCTTTGCCGCTTGGGATCTCCTCGCTTACTCGGGGTAAAGAGATGGCTTCGCCATCTAAAAAAATACCCACGGTTTTGTCAATATTTCTTCGAGTAATATCAGCAAATAAAGTTTTTCCTTCGTCATTAAACTCTAGAGCCACGGTTGGAGAACCGGTATTCGGATCAAATTCAACAGCCGCTTTTTTTAGCTGCTTGCCGGTCAAACCGGTATATTTCCAATTTTGACTAGAGGTGCTAACATCGGCGCTACTTTTAGTCTTAATCAATATATGACTCGCCTTCACTTCCAAATCTTCTCCCTGCCCACGCTCATCTTCTTTATAAACAATGTGATACCCAAAAACCGTTTGAACCAATTGTCTGGATATTTCTCCTTTTTTTAAAGTGTCAAAAACCGCCGTGTCGAACTCGGTAACATATGTTCCGCGTTTAGCCCATCCCAAATCACCGCCTTGGGTTGCCGATCCAGTATCTTCCGATTTTTCTTTGGCAATGTCGGCAAATTTGGAAATCGAAGAATTTAAAACCTCATTTAAAATACTCTCGGCAGTTTTTTTAGCTTCTTCGTTATACTTAGCTATTTCCTGTGCCTGATCTGTCTGTAATGGCTGACTGGAGTCCTCTTCTTTAAATTCAAGTAAAGGCGTTTCGCCAATCATTTTAATAGCTTGGTTTACATCCTTAACGCCAGCCAATTCAACAACGATTCTATAATCCTTTCCCGAACCGCTGATTTGAACTACCGGTTCAGCCACCCCAAAAGCATTGACGCGTCGTTCAATAACATCACGAGCCCCGGCGACAGCGTCAGCTTCCGATCCGGCAGGCACCTGCGAAACATCAGCCTGATAAACCAACTGCGCTCCACCCTGTAAATCCAAGCCTAAGCCAAAAGGAATGTTCCAATAATGAGGCAAGGTAATGCCTAATTTGGAATTCAACCAATCAACGCTTTTATTAAAAGGAGCCGGATATACTAAAAATCCGGCAAAAACTGCCATGATAATTATGGCTAGTACGGATAAACGTACTTTTGATATATTTGATATTTTCATATGACTGCGCTTTATTCTACGCTTTCTAAATATTTTTTGCAAGAAAGTACTTACTATTGACAAAAATAGAACGATCTGATATAGTGTAATGATAGAAAATTGACAGGTGACAAGCAATAACCAAAGCAAAGGGGTTTTGCAATGACAAAAAAAAGACAAAAAAATAGCGGCTTATACGGTTTTTTGACCCTACTGACTTTTTCCGTAATTGTATCTGCCTGGTATCAAATGCCCAAAACCTTGCCAAACGTGGTCATACTCGCCACATCACTGGGGCTGTTTACAACTTTGAATGCGATGCTCTGGACAGAAAAAGAGTTTATAAAAAATATAAACCTCCGCAAGATAAGCGAGGTCATTTCCTTAACACTCGTATCGGGTGTTATGCTCAACTGTGTATTTCTTAATCACGAAAAGCCATGGATGGCGGCGATCAATTTAATCATAATAACCCTGAGCATCTATGGTATCGTAAAAAAAATCCCGAAAATTGTTCACCCCCCCCTTACCTAAAACCACCCAAAAACCAGGAAGCCTTTCCTGGTTTTTTTAAAAACTATCCACTTCATTTAATTCGTAGCTTAAAACATTGTCATCAGCATCAAAAATAAACTTGCCGGTAAATTTTTTGTCTGCCAAAAATAACGGCAACCAATATTTGTCATCCGGCCACATAGTCTCAAAAGGTAACTCGTTAATATCAAACCACTTTGGCAGCATTTCCTCGCTTTCGCTTGGACTACCGACGATTTCCGTGCCTTTAAAAATATGCACGGTTAACATCTTGCCGTTATTGTCAAAATCAATCACGCCTCTTTTCTCGATCGTCTTAACGGTTACCCCAGCTTCTTCTTGTAGTTCGCGATGCAATGCTTCTTCAATAGTTTCTCCTTCGTGCACCTTGCCGCCAAAGCCGTTCCAACGACCGGCGCCGAAACCTCTTTTCTTCATACCCAGAAGTATTTTATCTGCTTCCATTATTAAACACAAAGTCATTATTTTACCGGTCGTCGTCCAAAAATTATTTACTAACGCTGTTTCCCAAATTTGTTTTGCCGTTATCTCATCAATACCAAAATTTTTTAATTGCTTGATAACCTTTTCCTCTTTTTTGTAATTACCAACATAATTAGATACGTTTTCAGTCAAACCGGCATATTTATAGATTTTACCCCACACTGCTTTACGTTCCATGAATTTTTTTACTGATTCACCGGTGTACCGCCAAACATCTTGATTTAACCCAAACCGCCAGTACAACCACAATTGCACAAAATGAAGAATGTCTTGCCATTCTTCTTTTATATCTTTCTTATTAAATTTTGCTATTGCTTCTGCCAACTCTTTTACTTCCGACAAAACCCGAATAAACCCGACTCTTTTACCAGAAGTATAGTCTTTAACATATTTACCGATCTTCATTTTACTTTCAATTTTAGCTAAATAATGTCTGACAATTTTATCTAAAACGTTTTTATTGCTAAACTAAGTTTAGTACATCGCTTATAAAATTATTGTAAACTAGCCGTCGATTTCGGGGGAAGTGATTGTACTTCTCAAACACGCCGCCCCGAACTCAGGGTCAAGTGTGACCGTCGACGGCTTTATTTTTTATGAAATTATTTAAATCTAATTGCTACCAACCCGTATTTTTTTATCTTTTCTTTGTAGCCAGGAAAGCTATAATACATTTTTTTTCCAGATCATTAGCTGTTTTGATAAAAGGATTAATGTCTTTAACTTTATACTTTTTTAATAACGCCGCTATACTGGCGACGTAATCAGCCGTTTTAACAACTTTCTCAACCTTGCCTTTACCACAAACTAAAACCAGCTTATCGCCCTCTTTTATATTTTGAAATTTGATCGTAGCGGCACGAGTTTCTATTTTTTTAGTACCATCGCAAATAGCTTCAAATATATCGCGATTGACCGCACGAAATCTCAACCGTCTTGTCAACATCATAACTTTTTTTCAAAAAAAAGTTTTTCCAAAACCTGATTAAATCCAGGCAAAAGCTTTAGCTTCTTTACTTCTGCTATTTTAAGCCATTTATAGTCCCGTGCCTCCCAATCCAGCTTAACTTTGTCGGTTTTAACTTCCACCAAAACTGGATGAACCACCCATGTCTTCTTGTATTTTGGCGCCTCCTGATCAACTATCTCTCCGAGCTTAATACTTTTGATCATGTTTTCGTTCATACCAAGTTCTTCCCTTATCTCGTCAACAACCTTTTCTTTTAGGCGTCTATGATCGTCAAGAAAACCAGATATGCCGTTCCAGTATCCGGGATAAAAATTCAAATCTTTGCTGCGCTGCACTAGTAATATTTTATCTTTGTATTTTAAAACGCAATTAATCACCGGAGCGAAGCGGACATGAGTAAAATCTATTTGTCCTGGTTTTGGTTTAAACTTTGATTTTGGCATATACTTTATTTTTTACTGCCAATAATTTGAAACTGATCCCCAATTTGTATCTTGGATTTTTGTATTCTTACTCCGAATCTAATCGCAAAGTCATCGGCGACCCTTTCTCTTAAAGATGCAAAATATTTATCCGCGCCTGACGGAATGGTATTTTCATGAATTTTTAAACCTCTATCCTTCGGTATCGCATTAACTATTTCTTTAGGAATATTTAAATTTAACAAATATTTTTCCATTCTATCTCTTACTCCAGCCGCTTCTGAAAAATCGTTTTTGGCAAGGGTGTCAATAGCGCTAAATAAAGACTCCAATTTCTTGGAAAAATCAATTGATAAGAAGGTTTCCTTAAATCTTTTTAAGGCGTTCCATTCCAACTCAGACACTTCCGATATTTTTGATTTTGTTATTTCAAATTTAATAAGAGGACCAATTCTACGCTTAATTTCCCTCTCGTCACCCCGCCTAACTTCCGTTACCACGTTTCCGTTCAGCTCTTCTAAAACAATTTCGTCCCTTGCGCTAACATCACAATTAGATATTAAAACAAACAGAGAAACCAGCTTAGACCTAAACTCCTCAGCCATATTAAAAATTGAATCGTTTGCTTGGTCAGTCGGAAAAAATATTTTAATTCTATTTTTTGCCCCCCATTGATTTAATTCGAACTGCTCAACCTCCATCCTCTCAATAAGAGGATTAAAATAGCGCCCTTCTGTCACTCCAGAAGAGAAATCAACACACGAAGATATTTCAATACTAACCTCTTTATTTTCCATGACAATTTTTGATCTTCAATGCTTGTTCGCAGAATTATTCTAAAGAAATAATTTGAATCCCCTTCTCTTTTATCCGCTCTTCTGACCAAAACAATTTATCTATCTTGAATTTTCCAACATAAGTCACTTTCTTTTCAATTTTTCTTCCAGTATATTCTTTCGTTTCGGGATTCCATTCTTCAAGTATAAGTACATCGCCTTCATTGATTTCAAAATCGTTGAGACGAAGCTCATATTTCTTCTTTCCAGAAGCTACCGCATCAAAATATTCTGGCCAAATTTTTTTCTTGATTATTGCCATATTATTTCCCATGACACTTCTTATACTTTTTACCCGAACCGCAAGGGCATAAATCATTACGACCGACTTTATCCCCTTCTTCATTTTTCATCTTACCGCTCACGGAAACCGGTTGTTTTGACTCACCCGGTTTTATATCACCAGAAAAAGCGGAAACGTTTTCACTGGCGCCGAACAATGAAACGCCCTGCCGATCAAGTAAAGAACGACTAAGCGACATACCGGCGCTGACCTTGTATATACTATAAACTATTTGCTGTTGAATCGCGCTCAAGAGCTGCTTGAACATTAAAAAAGCTTCTTTTTTATATTCCAGCAACGGATCATGCTGACCATAGCCGCGCAGTCCGATACCACGACGCAAATGATCGATTGCATCAAGATGTTCTACCCATAAAGTATCAATACTGCGTAAAATTATTCCTTTTTCCACATCACGAATTGCATTTACGTTGCCGCTGCTTAAAGTCGTTATTTCTTTTTCTTGTTCGTTGTATTTATTAACCGCTAACTCGTATAAATAACCACCGATCGCTTGCCGCGCTTCATCGCCATGCAAACCGCTCTTCTTTTCTCTTTCTTCAATATCAGTTAATTTGAGGCGAACATCAATACCAACTGAAAAAATAGAATTGACTGTTTCATATATCTCTTCGAGATTCCAATTATCAGGATAATCTTCGGCGGTATGAAATTCTACCACTTTTTCTATTTCGTTTTTAACCAAAGATAAAATTTCATTTTTTAAATCAGTTTTTGCCTCCAAAGCTTCACGGCGGCGGCGATAAATAGTTTCGCGCTGTTTATTCATTACATCGTCGTATTCAACCAAATGTTTTCGAGTGTCAAAATTATTACCCTCCACCTTTCTCTGCGCTGCCTCAATCGAGGAGTTAATCATTTTGTTTTCAATCGGCATATCGTCGGGAACTTTGAGGAACTCCATCATTCCTTTTATCCTCTCCGGACCAAAAATACGCATCAAATCATCTTCTAGAGAAATACAAAACTGAGAAACTCCGGGGTCCCCCTGACGACCGGAACGTCCGCGCAATTGATTGTCGATTCGACGCGACTCATGTCGCTCAGTACCTAAAACCAGTAAACCGCCCAGAGCAACAACTTTTTTATGTTCCTCTTCCCACTGAGTATACTGTGCTGAATCTTTTGTTGGCGGAGCACCTCCCAAAATAATATCAACGCCGCGACCAGCCATATTAGTTGCCAAAGTTACCGCTCCAACCCGACCGGCGTCAGCGATAATCTGCGCTTCCTGCTCATGATTTTTTGCGTTCAAAATCTGATGCGATATTCCCTCGCGCGACAGCAAATCTGAAAGTATTTCGTTTTTTTCGATAGAAATAGTACCGATTAAAACCGGCTGACCTTTTTCATTCAACTCCTTCACTTTTTGCACCACTGCGGAAAATTTCCCCTTTTCGTTTTTATAAATCAAATCATTCATATCATGACGCACCATGGGGCGATGAGTCGGAATCGGCGTAACATCAAGATTATAAATTTTAGCGAATTCCTCGGCTTCCGTCGCCGCCGTGCCAGTCATGCCGGAAAGTTTTTTGTACATGCGAAAAAGATTTTGAAAAGTAATAGTGGCAAGTGTCTGACTCTCTCGCTGAACATTAACACCCTCTTTGGCTTCTAATGCTTGATGCAGTCCTTCGGAATATCTTCTTCCCGGCATCAATCGACCGGTAAACTCATCAACGATTATTACTTCGTCATTACTAACCACATAATCACGATCACGTTTAAATAACACTAAAGCTTTCAATGCCTGCTCTAAATGATGAACCGTACTGATACCGCCTTCGGTATAAATATTTTCCATACCTAAAGCTTTTTCCATCTTTGTTATCCCGCCTTCAGTCAATGTCGCTGCGCGCAATTTTTCATCAATATTGTAATCTTCGTTTTCTTTCAACTGACGAACCAACTGGGCAAAGCGATAATACTGATCAGTTGATTCTTCAGCGGGAGCAGAAATAATCAACGGTGTCCTCGCCTCATCAATCAAAATTGAATCGATTTCATCAACAATAGCATAATGCTGTTGCCGCTGTGACATTTCGTCTAAAGCAACTACCATGTTGTCGCGCAAATAATCAAATCCAAACTCATTATTAGTACCATAAGTGATATCGGTGCGATAAGCTTCTTGACGCGAACTTTTTCGCACGCGATCCAAATAATCTTCCGAGGTGTTTTCCGGATCGTAAATATAAGAAATCAATTGATTTTGCAAAATACCAACGCTGAGTCCCAAAAAACTGTACACCTGACCCATCCAACAAGCATCACGTTTAGCCAAATAATCATTTACCGTAACTAAATGGACACCTTTTCCCTCTAAGGCGTTTAGATAAGCCGCTAACGTGGCAACTAAAGTTTTTCCTTCCCCGGTTTTCATCTCCGCTATTTTTCCTTTATGCAGAATATAACCGCCAATCAACTGAACATCGAAATGACGCATCCCCAAAGTTCTTCTTGATGCTTCACGCACCGCTGCAAAAGCCGGTACCAAAATATCATCCAAAGTTTTACCGGTCGCCAACACTTCTTTAAACTCAACGGTTTTATTCTTTAACTGCTCGTCTGTCAATGCCGCAAATTCCGGTTCGATAGCGTTAATCGCCGCTACAATATTTTTTTGTATTTCAGCGACTTCCTTGACATTGGGATCGCCAAAAATTTTCTTAAAAATAGACATAAAATAACAAAATCCCCACTTTTTAATTAAGTAGGGAAATTGTATCAAAAATATAGATAAAAAGCAATGTTTTATTTGTTTTTTTTGTCTCCGCGCCTGACCTTATCCGCCTTTTTTTCTTTAAATTTTTTTAGTTCCAACGCCATATGATCTTTAACCTTATCGATAGACTTATACAGATCTTTGGTTACTTTTTCCACCCGAAGTAATTTACCCGGCACTAAAACGTTAAGCTCGGCGCGATAAATCTGCCCCTTATGATGATGATGAGTGGTCAGTTCGACTTCGGCTTTTACATCCAATATTCCGGAAAAATATTTTTCCAGCATTACGGTTTTTGCCTCGACGTATTTTTTTATC encodes the following:
- the raiA gene encoding ribosome-associated translation inhibitor RaiA, which codes for MNLNIKATNIELTPAIKKYVEAKTVMLEKYFSGILDVKAEVELTTHHHHKGQIYRAELNVLVPGKLLRVEKVTKDLYKSIDKVKDHMALELKKFKEKKADKVRRGDKKNK